One window of the Streptomyces sp. ITFR-21 genome contains the following:
- a CDS encoding spermidine synthase, translated as MSARFEEIDWRPTPMGEISLRRRRDPASGEDVYEVKLGDEFLMSSLFTSGEVALTRLGLAEAAGAALDVVVGGLGLGYTARAALDDPRVRSLIVVDALAEVIDWHRRGLVPLGAGLAGDPRCRLVRGDFFAMAAHRVGPSSADPADAGTAGTAGTAGTAGTAGTAGTAGPADPSDAQAADRAADPAADRAAPAGAAPAGPAAAGGPGGFDPQAPGRRFHAVLLDVDHSPRHVLHPRHAALYRPAGLRALAELLLPGGVFALWSNDPPDKEFGAALAEVFPRTAAHVVGFDNPLQERTATNTVYVAVK; from the coding sequence ATGAGCGCACGTTTCGAGGAGATCGACTGGCGGCCGACGCCGATGGGCGAGATCAGCCTGCGGCGCAGACGCGATCCGGCGAGCGGCGAGGACGTGTACGAGGTGAAGCTCGGCGACGAGTTCCTGATGTCCAGCCTCTTCACCTCGGGCGAGGTCGCGCTGACCCGGCTCGGTCTCGCCGAGGCGGCCGGCGCCGCACTGGACGTGGTGGTGGGCGGGCTCGGCCTCGGGTACACCGCGCGGGCCGCGCTGGACGACCCCCGGGTGCGCTCGCTGATCGTGGTGGACGCGCTCGCCGAGGTGATCGACTGGCACCGCCGGGGGCTGGTCCCGCTGGGCGCGGGCCTCGCGGGGGACCCCCGCTGCCGACTCGTCCGGGGCGACTTCTTCGCGATGGCCGCGCACCGGGTCGGCCCTTCCAGCGCCGATCCTGCCGACGCCGGAACCGCCGGAACCGCCGGGACCGCCGGGACCGCCGGGACCGCCGGGACCGCCGGGACCGCCGGCCCGGCCGACCCCTCCGACGCCCAGGCCGCGGACCGGGCCGCCGACCCGGCAGCCGACCGGGCCGCCCCTGCCGGGGCCGCCCCCGCCGGCCCGGCCGCCGCCGGCGGCCCCGGCGGCTTCGACCCCCAGGCCCCCGGCCGCCGCTTCCACGCGGTCCTGCTGGACGTCGACCACTCGCCGCGCCACGTCCTGCATCCGCGCCATGCCGCGCTCTACCGGCCCGCCGGGCTGCGCGCCCTCGCCGAACTGCTGCTGCCCGGGGGCGTGTTCGCGCTGTGGTCCAACGACCCGCCGGACAAGGAGTTCGGCGCCGCGCTCGCCGAGGTCTTCCCCCGGACGGCGGCGCACGTCGTCGGGTTCGACAACCCGCTCCAGGAGCGGACCGCCACCAACACCGTCTACGTTGCCGTGAAGTGA
- a CDS encoding tetratricopeptide repeat protein, with product MPEPRGRCRPAGAGTAPPRPTRPGRPGRRPDRRSIAAAAPARLPRADPPAAGRPAPYGLTTLDSTARLAGSGGYRRIVEGPGWPVAVRSELAAARSGRSDRRTPLACFAQITDLHMADVRSPLRTEFLRVGSPGSWRVQEALSLFVTLVESPAPYRTDLDDLSATGLASPYRGLSYNAPGLAATVGGVQEARAGTRKDRNAELLLRGAQRPRSPHPTAAPARQRRGPLARSPQPAARSPQVPWPWSPVTPGPRPPEPRCGPRAGAHRPSRAAGSRDRSRGMLGAGGDAGMAKQRASRQDLNRRRRASGFVGRREELTGFRENLGRDPADESFQYLFHVHGNAGVGKTSLLRQWEAAARAREALTAYVDDDVQSPLEAMAAVAVQLARQGAALRTFEKQLATYRQRRHEAESGPALPAGAETGESGEPSASSTILAQAGLAGLGLVPGAGALAGALDPQQLAQAADRLRAAVGARLRSHDDVQLVLSPLRVLTPVFLADLAEAAERSPWLVLFFDVLERTGPVLGEWLRDVLVGEEYGGLPDNVVAVLSGQGRLDPRWWGDHLYLVAQVPLDVFTEEEARDLLAARGITAEQVTDVILELTGRLPVLVDLLARSGPHDPGDVGDPSGTAVERFLKWITDPDRRAAALDCALPLQLDEDVFRAATFDAAAGDYEWLRGLPFVTGQGGRSQYHDVVRTSMLRLQRTRSPIRWRRQHRRLAEAFGQWRAERESGVPAERQWRDSGWREHRHDETYHRLCADPHAALAPALLDAVHACDGGTEGLRRWARLLTRAGQDGDDPAVLAWGRRLQEAADSGADGLSTALTRLLSAPELPREGRRLAYAVRGRERRNDRRYEEAVADFAEALALDDGYARAHYGLAETYRLTGRHQLAVAGFTRALRLDPELSGALERRGMAYRALRRLDASLADFDRAAVLGPDSRWVAVARGETLRAMRRYEEAVAEFDRALELDPEFVRALVIRGQTLSDSGRYDDARRSHDLAAGLAPANPWVFTSRGVCHMAAGRYDDAFADSDRATALDPGYRWAFLLRGRLHRELGRYGESVAEFDRAAALGPDDGRAHYERGRTLQAMGDRAGALADFDRAVELAPEQDWAFVRRGKLLQSLRRFPSALADLDRAVALAPDRSRHYADRGELLRTMGRFEAALADFDRAIALDPLAERILVHRGSVLLRLGRYEEALADLARRAADGSAQGADHVRLAVALHALGRPGADRHWARAAELFAGLVAAGGPRAMAARGGLMSLRCVLGAWDEAAAELDRFLACAPDGALAEAVLAELVQFGSLLALDPERLLPLRRRLEAATPDL from the coding sequence GTGCCGGAACCGCGTGGTCGCTGCCGGCCGGCCGGGGCCGGGACAGCGCCGCCGCGTCCGACCCGGCCCGGCCGCCCAGGCCGCCGCCCCGACCGCCGATCCATCGCCGCCGCGGCCCCCGCGCGCCTGCCCCGTGCCGACCCGCCCGCCGCCGGACGCCCGGCCCCGTACGGCCTGACCACGCTCGACAGCACCGCCCGGCTGGCCGGCTCCGGCGGCTACCGGCGGATCGTCGAGGGCCCCGGCTGGCCGGTGGCCGTGCGGTCCGAGCTCGCCGCGGCCAGGTCCGGCCGCTCCGACCGGCGCACCCCGCTGGCCTGCTTCGCGCAGATCACCGACCTGCACATGGCCGACGTGCGGAGCCCGCTGCGGACGGAGTTCCTGCGGGTCGGCTCGCCCGGCTCCTGGCGGGTCCAGGAGGCGCTGTCGCTCTTCGTCACCCTCGTCGAGTCCCCGGCCCCCTACCGCACCGACCTCGACGACCTGTCCGCCACCGGACTCGCCTCCCCCTACCGCGGGTTGTCCTACAACGCCCCCGGCCTCGCCGCCACCGTCGGCGGCGTCCAGGAAGCCCGCGCGGGCACGAGGAAGGACCGCAACGCGGAACTCCTGCTCCGCGGGGCGCAGCGCCCGCGTTCGCCCCACCCGACCGCCGCACCCGCGCGCCAGCGGCGTGGCCCCCTGGCCCGCAGCCCGCAGCCCGCAGCCCGCAGCCCCCAAGTCCCTTGGCCCTGGAGCCCCGTGACCCCCGGGCCCCGACCGCCCGAGCCCCGTTGCGGACCGCGTGCCGGTGCGCACCGGCCTTCACGGGCCGCTGGCAGCCGGGACCGGTCGCGCGGCATGCTGGGCGCAGGGGGTGACGCGGGAATGGCCAAGCAGCGGGCGTCGCGGCAGGATCTGAACCGGCGGCGGCGGGCGTCCGGGTTCGTCGGCCGGCGGGAGGAGCTGACCGGGTTCCGGGAGAACCTGGGCCGGGACCCGGCCGACGAGTCCTTCCAGTACCTGTTCCACGTCCACGGGAACGCCGGGGTGGGCAAGACCTCCCTGCTGCGGCAGTGGGAGGCCGCGGCGCGGGCCCGGGAGGCGCTGACCGCCTACGTGGACGACGACGTGCAGAGCCCGCTGGAGGCCATGGCCGCCGTCGCCGTCCAACTCGCCCGCCAGGGCGCCGCCCTCAGGACGTTCGAGAAGCAGCTCGCGACGTACCGGCAGCGGCGCCACGAGGCCGAGTCCGGGCCGGCGCTGCCGGCGGGCGCCGAGACCGGCGAAAGCGGCGAGCCCTCGGCGTCGAGCACGATCCTGGCGCAGGCCGGCCTGGCCGGCCTCGGCCTGGTCCCCGGCGCGGGCGCGCTGGCCGGGGCGCTGGACCCGCAGCAGCTCGCGCAGGCCGCCGACCGGTTGCGGGCCGCCGTCGGGGCGCGGCTGCGCAGCCATGACGACGTGCAGCTGGTGCTGTCGCCGCTGCGGGTGCTGACCCCGGTGTTCCTGGCGGACCTGGCGGAAGCGGCCGAACGCAGCCCGTGGCTGGTGCTGTTCTTCGACGTGCTGGAGCGGACCGGCCCGGTGCTCGGCGAGTGGCTGCGGGACGTCCTGGTGGGGGAGGAGTACGGCGGCCTGCCCGACAACGTGGTGGCGGTCCTGTCCGGCCAGGGGCGGCTGGACCCCCGCTGGTGGGGCGACCACCTCTACCTGGTCGCCCAGGTGCCGCTGGACGTGTTCACCGAGGAGGAGGCCAGGGACCTGCTGGCCGCCCGGGGGATCACCGCCGAGCAGGTGACCGACGTCATCCTCGAACTGACCGGCCGCCTGCCGGTGCTGGTGGACCTGCTGGCCAGGTCCGGGCCGCACGATCCCGGCGACGTCGGCGACCCCTCGGGCACCGCGGTGGAACGCTTCCTGAAGTGGATCACCGACCCCGACCGCCGGGCCGCCGCCCTGGACTGCGCCCTGCCGCTGCAACTGGACGAGGACGTCTTCCGGGCCGCCACGTTTGACGCCGCGGCCGGCGACTACGAGTGGCTGCGCGGCCTGCCGTTCGTCACCGGGCAGGGCGGGCGCAGCCAGTACCACGACGTGGTGCGCACGTCCATGCTGCGCCTCCAGCGCACCCGCTCGCCCATCCGGTGGCGGCGGCAGCACCGGCGTCTCGCCGAGGCGTTCGGGCAGTGGCGGGCCGAACGTGAGTCCGGGGTCCCCGCCGAGCGGCAGTGGCGGGACAGTGGCTGGCGCGAACACCGCCACGACGAGACCTACCACCGCCTGTGCGCCGACCCGCACGCCGCTCTCGCGCCCGCCCTGCTGGATGCCGTCCACGCCTGCGACGGCGGCACGGAGGGCCTGCGCCGATGGGCCCGACTCCTCACCCGGGCGGGCCAGGACGGCGACGATCCGGCCGTCCTCGCCTGGGGCCGGCGGTTGCAGGAGGCGGCCGACAGCGGCGCCGACGGCCTGTCCACCGCGCTGACCCGGCTGCTGTCCGCCCCCGAACTGCCCCGCGAGGGCCGCCGGTTGGCCTACGCCGTACGGGGACGCGAACGCCGCAACGACCGGCGGTACGAGGAGGCGGTGGCCGACTTCGCCGAAGCGCTGGCACTGGACGACGGCTACGCCCGCGCGCACTACGGACTGGCGGAGACCTATCGACTGACGGGCCGTCACCAGCTGGCCGTCGCCGGCTTCACCCGGGCGCTGCGGCTGGACCCGGAGCTGAGCGGGGCTCTCGAACGGCGGGGCATGGCCTACCGGGCGCTGCGGCGCCTCGACGCGTCACTGGCCGACTTCGACCGCGCGGCCGTGCTCGGCCCCGACAGCCGCTGGGTCGCGGTCGCCCGGGGGGAGACCCTGCGCGCCATGCGCCGCTACGAGGAGGCCGTCGCGGAGTTCGACCGCGCGCTCGAACTCGATCCGGAGTTCGTGCGCGCCCTCGTCATCCGCGGCCAGACCCTCAGCGACAGCGGCCGGTACGACGACGCCCGCCGCAGCCACGACCTGGCCGCGGGACTCGCTCCGGCGAACCCGTGGGTTTTCACCAGCCGCGGGGTCTGCCACATGGCGGCGGGCCGGTACGACGACGCGTTCGCTGATTCCGACCGCGCCACCGCGCTCGACCCCGGCTACCGCTGGGCCTTCCTCCTGCGTGGCCGCCTCCACCGTGAGCTGGGCCGGTACGGGGAGTCCGTCGCGGAGTTCGACCGGGCCGCCGCGCTGGGCCCGGACGACGGACGGGCGCACTACGAGCGGGGCCGTACCCTCCAGGCGATGGGCGACCGCGCCGGCGCGCTGGCGGACTTCGACCGGGCCGTCGAGCTGGCGCCCGAGCAGGACTGGGCGTTCGTCCGGCGCGGGAAGCTGCTCCAGTCGCTGCGGCGGTTCCCGTCCGCCCTCGCCGACCTGGACCGCGCGGTCGCGCTGGCACCGGACCGGAGCCGGCACTACGCCGACCGCGGTGAACTCCTGCGGACCATGGGCCGCTTCGAGGCCGCGCTGGCCGACTTCGACCGCGCGATCGCGCTGGACCCCCTCGCCGAGCGGATCCTGGTGCACCGGGGCTCGGTCCTGCTGCGCCTGGGCCGGTACGAGGAGGCGCTGGCCGACCTGGCCCGCAGGGCGGCGGACGGTTCGGCGCAGGGTGCGGACCACGTCCGGCTGGCCGTGGCGCTGCACGCGCTGGGCCGCCCGGGGGCGGACCGGCACTGGGCGCGGGCCGCCGAACTGTTCGCCGGGCTCGTCGCGGCGGGCGGTCCCCGCGCGATGGCCGCGCGGGGCGGGCTGATGAGCCTGCGCTGTGTGCTCGGCGCGTGGGACGAGGCCGCCGCCGAACTGGACCGCTTCCTGGCGTGCGCCCCGGACGGCGCGCTCGCCGAGGCGGTCCTGGCGGAGCTGGTCCAGTTCGGCTCCCTCCTCGCGCTGGACCCCGAGCGGCTGCTTCCGCTCAGGCGGCGTCTGGAGGCGGCGACCCCGGATTTGTAG